The DNA segment AAAAGCAAAAACATGCAACAAGTTACTTTCAAAGGCAGCAACAAAGTATGTAGTGGTGTTGACACTGTGTGCAGGAGAAATCTGAAAACAGAAAGATAATCCAAAAGAAAAACATGTAATGTCAGAAGCATGGGGTTGTTCTTCTGAAACCTGTCAGAATAGTGATTGTGGAAAatctttgttttattttgcttattttCCTTCAAGCCAGACTGGGCCTTGATATATAaatacaggaagtgagagatgaagagtgttagagagagagggagagaaggagaaggagagagagaaggagagagagagggagagagaaggagagagagagggagagagagaaggggaaagagggagagagagagggagggagggagagagagagagagagagagagaaagagacggatagaaggagagagagagggagagagagagggaaagagagagagagaaagagagcgagagggagggagagagagaaggagagagaggggagagagagggatagaaggagagagagagatgagaagatgAGAGGACCCTACAGATACAGTGTCTGCATGCCTGCTGTGTTGAGGGTCTCTGGTGGATCTGGAGATAAAAGGGAGATAGGGATATAAACATCAcaaatgtgtatctgtgtatatgtttgtaatttgtttatttttttcaacccTAAAGCTACAATGTAACATGCAGGTCCTAGTTAGCTTTGGGACACATTGTTTTCTGATTACCCAGGGGTAGCGATTCACAGATGTTCCTAAGAATTATCTTGCTATTCAGTTGTCAAAGCTCTTAGAAATGAAAATCATTTCAGTTTATTACTCAGTCTCTAGTTGGGCTGTAGCTACTTGTGCCCTCTAGTGACTGTAACTGTGATTGCTGTGGTTGCAGCTGGTGCGAGTACAGCACGGTGGCAGAGCATTTGGCTGCAGATCAAGAAATtgaaggttcaaatccccccatgGACTATACATtgcaaaaatagtatataatgATCTAACTTAATCCAAAAGGATGAAGGTAGAGTGGAAGAATGGAAAGTGTGGTCATCAAGGAGCTCCAGAACCTACTAAATAATCGACAAAACGCACTGGTAGTTCACTTGCCCCACTTGAAATATGTTCCTATTACACAATGTCCCTTTTTTTCATATGTCCTGTGATTCTCCACTTCAGCCTGTTGCTTTAAAAGACGCCGATCAGTTTAGGTATTTCGGCAGTTCAAAAATGTTGTCTCAGTATGCAAATTAACCGTCTGACACAACAGACAGGATACAGAATAATCCCCAACTTAAATATATGTTTCAACACTACACAACAGAATGTTGTCTGGCGGTTAATTaagttgtaaaaaaaacatttaacctATGTAACTTTGCCATTCACCCTATAGTCTGCCTACAGTAGACCTATGTTTATTTGAAAGCTGTTGTAATCTAAAAGATCTAAAATTGCGTAATTAATTATAATAGTCTAAGTCAGCCTAGTGGTCTTCCATAGGACATGACATCGGATCTGACTCAGTGATATTGGTCCAAGGATTTGTTTTGGTGATCAACCATCAGTGATATCAAATTGTGATGTTGCTGCTGTTCATGATGAATAATAATGATGGTGGTGTCAGAATTTGGTGTCTCTTATTAGCGCTTAAGGTGAGACATATTATTAgtctaaataaaaatgaaagcatttacactttttatgTCCTGCGGTCTATCATGTGCTAAATCTCATCTTCAGTTGGAATTTAGATTTACCGTGACCGTAAACAAGTTTGTGTTGTGAGGTTTTGTGTGGAACTATAGTAGGCCTACACAGGTTCACTATTCACCAACTAACACAGGCCTATAGGAAATGTGCCAATTATAAGCTTTTCTTTATATTTTTACATAAGAAAGTATGGGCGTTTATAGTTGACTAATCTCAGGGCTGTTGAACCGTGGCCTGTACTGGTTCGTGTTGGAACTCTGTGTCCACAAGTGTAGACTACCTTTCTCAGGTTGATCATCATCTTAAAACTGACCGAATTAGTCTGAATTTAGTCAATCTGTAATGAGacagttttgtatttagagCAGGTCCAACacatatattttgtgggtaGTCAAGCGTGTGACATTAGAACCTGCCCTCTTTCCACATGGCTTCCAATGTAAGTGGGAATCATTTTATTACAATGTCTTTATCCAAATGTATGACTTAGTTATGGCCTATGTGAGAGGATATGTGTACATGCATAATGTTTACACACAATACGTGCAAACTGCTGTCTTAAATGACACCCATTTAAATGGGTGTCACTTCAGGCTATTTAACAGGATAGGCTGGATCTTGGTGTGTTCTTTAGACTGGCGTACCTCCCATCTCCACATCACAATTTTGTTACGGTTGTCAGGGACACAATCTATGACTTAACCACACAATGTACAGTCTCTATAGATGGTAATCCTCTGTTAGCGCTGACAAGTGGCAGGATTAAACAGATTGGGAGGAAACTTGAATATAAACAAGTAACAGGGCCAGAAGGACATCTGCTCATTGCTTATCCTCCAGTTGCTCCAGAACTATCATCTGTCAGAATCAATACAGACAATGTCTGTGTTCCTGTTACTCCTGGCTGCTCTGAAACAACAGATATGTGCTATGGTAAGAAGTGGTCTCACTCTATTCCTAATTTACTTTATTATTTCATTAGTTCCACCAGCGTGCAGGTGGCTTATCCTTATACTTATGCATTTGTACTGAATGTGGTGTCCCTTTTGAGTTCATCAGTGTTCATGGTGTCGGTGTGTTTTGCACGTTTCACAGCCAACAGCTTCAATAGGAGGTACAGTAGCCTATAAAATATATTGAATCAAAAAGTTTTAGACTAAAACTAACGGTTGTAACATAATCAAAACATCATGGTTTGTCTGGCAAGTCGGGCTAACAATGCGCAGTGGGCTACCTGGGGTTTTTCGGATTCTTTACATGAttgaggggagtcaggtggctgagcggttagggaatcgggctagtaatctgaaggttgccagttcgattcccggctgtgtcaaatgacgttgtgtccttgggcaaggcacttcaccctacttgcctcggggggtatgtccctgtacttactgtaagtcgctctggataagagcgtcttctaaaaaaaaaaaaaagactaaatgtaaatgattttgGAGATCAAAGACGATTACTGATGCCTAAGGCCCCGTTTAAACTTGGTTTTAAAATGCGTTTGGGTGATCCGAACACAAGTGTGCGGCCGAGACATTGCCCTTCACACCTGCAGTGTGTAGCCTAGTTTACGAAAGACACATCACTGGCTAGCTAAGAAAACAAAGGTTTCAAGAATTTGTATGGGATACTACAATTGTTGAGATTGACATGGCAAAGTAATTTGTGACATGCAAATGAGCGTTTACACAATTTTTTTAGACCACCTCGCAGGTGTTTTTTTTACTCTACAGGGTTTTTTTGCCCAAGACGAAGCATTTTAAAACCAAGAAGGCTAAACGGGGTCTTACATTACTGTACCAACGACACGGTAACTCCGCATTCTCACACTCACCCTATTAGACGAGAAATGAATCCAAGTGagtaatactttttttttacactcTTTGTCTATAGACGTTGACGGCCAGGAGAATGAAAGATACCTGGACATTTATGATATCAACAAAGGTAAATGTCAGAGAACTAACTGTGTATAGTAAAAAAAACACTGCCTTCCAAACTCCCTGCTTGTGACACAGTGAATGGCATTTCCAACACTCAGGTCTTGATCTGCATGAGGGTGACATACTGCTGAAGTCTGTAAGTAGGCCTAGTATATATTTTCAATGTAATGTAGCTTTATAAATCCTGCTAAACCATTAGCCTATGATCGTGCAGCCAGACAGATCAATCGACAAAACAGTGATTTACCACTTCAGTTGTTGTCCCACAGAGCTCTAAGGAATTTGTTTGTGTTCCATATGACGTGTGTTTCTTCACAGGAAAATTTAAGGAACGTCATTCTGGGGGACCAATACCGATGGGACACCCCAGTCCCCTATGTTTTGGAACCCAGTCTTGGTAAGGCATCTGAAATGGTTCTCTGTGTAGCTTAATCACGGACACTGTTTTCCTAACATGACGCCCCATGGTTTGTAATTCATCTTTCCCAGCGCAAAGATGTGTTATTGTGTTATTGTATGGATAGATGTCAATGCAAAAGGAGTGATCCTACGAGCCATGGAGCAGATTCGCCTGAGAACATGCGTGGACTTCAAGCCTCGCGACACTGAGCCCAACTACATCTCCATGGTCAAGAACGAGGGGTAGGATGCCAGTACCTGTCAAATAAGTTTGGTatattctgtctccctcccttcctgatgACTTTGTTTGGTTTTCCTAAGATGTTATTCCTACGTTGGTAATCAACGATGCGGCAGCCAAACCCTGTCGATTGGTCAGTGGTGCGACCAGCATGCCACTGTGGAGCATGAGTTCCTCCATGCTCTGGGATTATGGCACGAGCAGTCCAGATACGACAGAGATGACTATGTGTCTATCATCTGGGACCACATTGAAAAAGGTGTCTATTCTTTTCAGTTCTAGAATTCAGTGTTTCACTTCAAGCGAGGAAGAAACGGTTATATTTCTTGCAATAACTAAAAAACATTCAAACATCTCACTATTCAGAAAGGCAGCACAATTTTGACAAACAAAGTGCAAGTCAAACCACCACCCTGGGAACTCTATATGACTACAACTCAGTGATGCACTACGGCAAAGATGCCTTTAACAACGGCAACGGATCCACCATCATCACTCTTCAGTCCGAGTTCCAGGATGTGATTGGCCAACGCCTGGAAATGAGCCCCAACGACGTCCTGAAGATAAACCTGCTTTATAATTGCAGTAGGCTAagttaaatatttatatttaatcAGTAAAATTACTGCTGTACACGGTAATGTTAGTGTCATTAGGTCATAAAAATACGAATATACTATATGGGCATTGCAGAAGTGTATCTCATAGAGTTTTAAACAATGGAGAATTGTGGTGTGCTTGGAGTGCCTTGGCAGTTTACCTTGGTCACCATTCACCTTGTATCCCCTGGTGTGTTGGCTGATTTGTGAGTAGTGCTCTTTTTTTCATCATGAAGAATCTTCAGTTACCTTCATGGAGTCCTGCAGTTTTGACAGTATGTGTAGCATGACCCTTTGTGCCAGGGGCAATGCCAGCTGGGAGAGGGTTAGCAGTGCCCAGGGTGGGCCTGTTTCAGATCACACCCATCAGGGGGCGCTAGAGGGTAGGTTAGCAAGACAAAATGTATACAAATACTTGGACCATTTTTATCCTTCTGTGGTGCCTCATATTAAAGTACTGTCCTTTGCAGCCAGAATAGCCATGCCTGGATACAACTCTTCTCTCTACAACAGTAAGTATTATTTTatcatatatatgtatatttgtaTTATACTTCCTCTCTTGCTTTGATTTTGTATCTCACAAATGCTGCTCCAAATGTTATGGATAACAGCACAACCTATTGGATGGGTCAGTTATTTACTAAATAATTTGATCCGACAAAATGATCCGGCCCTTTCTCTGCCAAACTATGGATTTTACTTTATATGTTTTACAGAGACAAACCCTGTTCTTGAAAACAAGACCTCAATCCATCAAAATGGTGAGTCAATTTGTTTTATAAAGACATATTACACATTAATACTGAGTTATAACCCTGACTTATTTTTGCAGATAGCGTCGGCTTTTTCATGCACTACAGCACGGCTttggtcagagagggagagggagccaaGATGCAGAGCAGGACTATGATGCCTGTCAGGTCATTCCAGTGTCTACAGTTCTACTACTTTCACAGCGGGGGCACCCAAGACCTGCTCAACATCTGGATTAGGGAATACAGAGATGGTCCAAATGAAACCATCCACCTCATGGGCCAGATCACAGGTGAGGATAATGTTGAATGTCTTTGAAGTCCTGCTAAGTTCAAATGGTTTTGCGATTTGGTTTCTTTCGTCATTCCTCTCGGTCTCTCTTGATCCTAACcgacctctctttctatctttccctctctccaaacCTTGCTACTCTCCCAGGTCCACCATCGAACCGCTGGCAGCTGCACCACGTGCCTCTGAACGCCCACGGAACCTTCCAGGTGGAGTTTGAGGTGCGCAAAGGAGCCGGAATCTCTACTGGAGGTTTCTCCATCGACGACATCAACCTGTCAGAGACCGAGTGTCCCCATCACCTGTGGCAAATACCAAACTTCGATCACGTCCTGACAACCAGTGAGGTGGGCACGATTCTGAAGAGTCCCAGGTTCTACTCTGCGGAGGGCTACGGGATCCAGTTGTTCGTACAACTCAACTCCGAATACTTTGGGCTCTTCTTCCACCTGGTGTCCGGTCCCTATGACGACCAGCTCCAGTGGCCTTGTCCTTGGAGGCAGATGACTGTCCAGGTCCTGGACCAGAACCCTCAGATCCAACAGCGCATGTCCAAGCAGATTAGCATCACCACTGACCCCGAACGCACTTTTACTACCAGTATGTACAAAAGATGTGTCCGGCTTCACAGTTGGttgaacacacacaagacactggAAAATCAATCAAGTATTAATGTTGTTCTGAGTGCTTGAAACAATACCAAACTTGTATGTTGCTCTTTTGAAATAAGTATTTGCCCGTATTGTATATTAACGCAAATgtttcccttctcttctccaacATAACATCCAGGCAAAGGCAATACATTGTTTTACTGGGACAAACCCCAAATGTTTGGATTTCAGCTTGTTGACTCCAGCACTGACTCCTTTTACTACGCCGGTCCTAACCTTGGCTATCGTAACGTCCTGTCTTACAATGCACTCTGGTCAGGAAGCTTTAT comes from the Osmerus eperlanus chromosome 7, fOsmEpe2.1, whole genome shotgun sequence genome and includes:
- the LOC134023857 gene encoding meprin A subunit beta-like; translated protein: MCYCVIVWIDVNAKGVILRAMEQIRLRTCVDFKPRDTEPNYISMVKNEGCYSYVGNQRCGSQTLSIGQWCDQHATVEHEFLHALGLWHEQSRYDRDDYVSIIWDHIEKERQHNFDKQSASQTTTLGTLYDYNSVMHYGKDAFNNGNGSTIITLQSEFQDVIGQRLEMSPNDVLKINLLYNCNSVGFFMHYSTALVREGEGAKMQSRTMMPVRSFQCLQFYYFHSGGTQDLLNIWIREYRDGPNETIHLMGQITGPPSNRWQLHHVPLNAHGTFQVEFEVRKGAGISTGGFSIDDINLSETECPHHLWQIPNFDHVLTTSEVGTILKSPRFYSAEGYGIQLFVQLNSEYFGLFFHLVSGPYDDQLQWPCPWRQMTVQVLDQNPQIQQRMSKQISITTDPERTFTTSMYKRCVRLHSWLNTHKTLENQSSINVVLSA